Genomic window (Phalacrocorax carbo chromosome 11, bPhaCar2.1, whole genome shotgun sequence):
GACGCTCCTGCTTTTTTACTCTTGCCTTAATTAAGATCTTGCTCTGCGCTTTCCTACAGGCAGGGCACAACCCCGACTGAAGGGAACTCCAAATTCTTCCTCCGCTGCCATCTCATGggagcagagcctgggcaggagcTCTGCCATGGCCGGGCGGGAGACAGCAGGACCCCGGCACATACAGCATCCCCTGCAGCCGGTTCCCAGTCTGCTGCTTGttttttgccttctcttcccttgaCCAGTTTTCCAGGACGAGGTTTGCTCGTTTTGCCAATGGCCAGAACAAACATCCCCACCTCCGGTCCCAGGGGATGTCATGCACAGCAGGGCCACCCAAGCACACATCCAGGCCACGAGCAGAGGCAGAAGAATTGGCTGCAGACTCACCGCTGCTAACCCATCACACTGGTGACACAAACGGCTCCTCTCAGGGACCAGGCTGACAGACCCGGGAGCTGCACCCAAAACGCAGCCCCTGCTCAAATACAGCacttctgcagcacagctcagctgctctCGCAAAGCTACCAATGCTTTTAAGCCATATACAGTCGACCATGTGCTCACCACATGCTTTGGGCTTTACCCTGCACTGCACCGTTGGCACAGAATCGCCCTGGCGGCAGCAGCAAAGCTCCCTCTCAGAGCACAGCCAGGCACGgtcagctccagctccagcaaggAGAGCTGCTTCAGGGAACGTCGCGCTGTGCAGAGCATCCGAGAGCTGCTTTCACACCGGCATCGCTAAGAAGGGACAGCAAAGAGGAATCCTTTTGCTTACTTTCCTGCTAGCCTCTTTGTTCCTGTGATCTTCCAGTGCTCCGGAAATAACAGTATGGAAATGAAGGCAAGGATGTCAAGAACACTGAGATGCCTGAGCATGTATTGACATGAGGATGTGGCGGGAGGGTGCACGGCACCTCAGCATCGGGACAAAACAACCAGGTTTCCTTTCACCCAGATGATGATGACCCCCAAGGTGCCATGGGAGACCAACAAAACTCTTCACTGGGACCAAGCAAACTTCAGAGGGTTATTTACATCTTTTATGACTATTAAGCAGCTTTAAACAGTTACAGTGAGAATTCAAATGAAAGGGAGGAAAGCCAGACTGGAGAGCTCATTTACTCTACCCTTGCAACTGCTGCTCCTCTCCGTGGAGCAGGCAGCACCAGGTACACAGCGCTCTGCAGCCTCCCAGAGCTACCTGAGCTggcttttaaaaagtcttttttttttaaaaatgaagttgaaTTAGAGCTTCACGTGGGAGTCAGAAACctccagcaacagcagcagctgcctgtctTTTTCTCAGCTGGAAACCCATCCAGTGATCCCTTTAAATGCCCAGGCTCAGCATTTTGAGATAAGAGGCAGGAGGGACGGACGGATGGACAGACATTGCTGCTGGGAATTCTGAAAGGATCCTGACTCACCCGCCTCTCCACTCTTAATCCCCGTCCCAAAGCAGCACTACATCTGATAGCACGCCTGCTCATCCCCACCGTCTTGCTCACCCAGGCAGCTGCTCCCGGCCCCACATGCCAGCCGCAGCCGAATTCCCACTCTGGCCAGGAACAGGATACGGGACAAGGGGCGTGTAAACCTACAATATCTGCCAAGACCGCCGTGCTTGGGGCTCCAAGGAACAGGCATTTCACCTTGCCCAGTAACACGCTGCCTCTCCCTGAGCTCTCTGGACCTGGGTGGGGAAAGACACCCACATGCAAATACACATCCGCACAAAGAGCTCTTGGTGCGCGAACCGGCCAGCAAtgtgccagcagctccccacgCAGAGATACCATCAGTTACTTACAGGAAAAGCATGCTGCCACTCTGCTTAAAGCAAATTACTCTGCTGACATTAAGATAACCCCACTAccagcccctcctgcccaccTAACAATGCTTGCTGGAGGCACCTCGGACAAACCTGACTGGGATGacaaggtttttttcagatgccaAACCCAGTCCTGGGCTCAGGCTAGCTGGAACCAGCCCAGGACCACATAGGTCCTCCTGGTTCTGATGGTCTCTTAGGAAATGGATCAAACCCTGTTGGCGCTTGAAGGGCCATCCTAGCAGCAACCCGTGAACCACTCTGCCAGTATTGACATGCTTTTGCAGCCAGAAGTTTTACAAAACAGAGCcctgggagggagcagagcagagggaacCTGACACCGAGGAAGCTGCCAGCCGAAAGCCGCAAGGAGTAGAGAAGCTAAAGGCAAAGCTGGTAAATTGAGTTCTTTTATGCAAAGTGCAAGAGattattttcattgcatttctcccaacttcattaaaaagaaCATAAGCCCatgggctttatttttttttaggtgttgAACATCTCTGAAGGAAGGTTTTAAAGGAAGTCTAATATATTACCATTCAGGCACTTAAACAACAATGGAAGCACACAAGGATGCCCAGGTGAGCATTAATCTGGAcaccaaaaggaaagaaaaatgtagcaAGCAACTGAAGACATCCTGACAACAAGCAATTTAGATGTACGCATCCAGGGGCCAAGTGGGAACAAGTACAAGGAGACTAAACTTCTGGAGAAGCTCCTGCTGCATCCACCATCAGACCCCAAGAAGAACTGAAACAAGACTGTTCAATTAATCATCCTAAATGTTGAGTTCCTCAGATGTGGGAACCtcattttaaacactgaaatgaaGCTTAGAGGCTACTAAACACCTATTTTCTGTCACCGTGAAATGACTCCAGCCTGTGCCGACAGTGTGATTTGTAAGATATAAATCCACCCAGAGCAAGAGCTTGTAATTTACAGTAAAAACACAGACACCAAGGAAACTCTGATGTGCTTCGGCAAGAAGAGATGCACGCAAAAGTTTTATTTGACTTAGTTGTTAGGGgtctttttaattagaaaaagacAAGCTTTTACAAATTGCTTCTCTTGCCCAGATTTCAGGGTCTGTTTTGcaggctgcctgctgcagcacttCCACATTTTCAGCGGACTTCCCCGGGGCTGAAAGCATCACAGGGGGCCAGggacagcaaagcagaagcGGTACCTGCTCCACTCCCTGCAGCTTTTAAGTAGTCGCTGTAAAACAACAGCATCTCACCAGTTCTCAGGAAATTACACATCCCTTTTCCTACAGTAGCTCTCTCAACCTGAGAAGCAAATGCCAAAAGCCTTGATAGCCGGGAAAGACTTGGGATTTTCTGCATGACCAGACAGGTGACGTTACCGATTTCGCCAGCAATTCTCTAAGCACAGTCTGCAAAAGAGCAGACAGAAAAGATGAATTTTATGGATTGGCAGGAGACCAAAATGACCCAGGTATCCTCTGAGAACAAGGGGAGCACTCAGGTGGGTCAGGGAGAACAGAGGACCAGGAGGGAGAAAGCTCCTGGAGAAGAACAAGATTAAGGGCAAGTTTGAAAGCATGAAAGGAATAGAAAGTCCATGTGTCGGCGAGCTCCTGggcagcaggagaaggaagACCACCTGTGCTGGAAGCACGTGCTCCCACAGCACAGCTCCGGTCCCAGGGAGGTGACCACCCCTGCCCCGGGCAGGAGGCCAGCAATGCCTGCACCCGCCTCAGCGGTGGCTTGCAGGAATCTGAAGAGGCAGACCGGTATTTTGTGCCTCTGGGCTGACGCAAGTGTCTCCACCCCTTCGTTTGGAAGGACACTTCCAACTGACCGAAACATAGGATCACAAAAGCCAACGGCCCAAATGGGTCGAGTCCCAACCTTCAGAGCAAAGCTTTCTGCTGGGGGGGGGACGGACTCAGCCACATTGCTGCCCTGACCGAGCTGGGTCGCACATCACCCACAGCCAGCAAGGGCAAGGAGAGCACAGAGGAGAGACGCTAACCACAGCACTCAGCAGAAGATGGCTTTTCAGTCCTAAACTCAACAAATCTTGCCTAGATAAGGGTCCATGGCCATGTTAATCACTCacccagcacagctcccagtTGTACTTTGGTTGAACTCCAAGTCACGCTAGACAACACCGGCAGAGCCACGTATGGCATCTCTATGCAATGGTTCAGGCCACTTCACAAGGCCATGTCACCTCAGGAAGTCACAGGCCACTATTAAACTCCAGCCAGCTACAGACCTGCTCCCCCGACCCACGGCGTCGCTCCACTTGTGGGAACACACATGGGGCATCTCACCGTGAGGTCCTGTCACAGCGGGAGGAGGAACCCCAAAAGTAGGAGCTCGTGCGCACAGGTCCCCCGAGCGGCAGGACCTGAGGCTGCTGGCCCTGCAGGTCCCTGAGCACGGCAAAGGGTGGGAGTATCTCCCCTAATGGCCTTTCCACACTCTTCTTGGACAGTTTCTGCAAATTCAGGCACATAGGGTGGAAACGCAACCTCTGGCCCCAGCATGCGGGATGCAAGGCTCCTGACCAGCGCAAAGCCTGGTCGGTGCTGGCCCAAGTCCCCACTCTCAGCCCTAGAGCAGGTAAGCGGGTGACGCGGTGCCGGTGCGCGGTGACAGTTTCAAGGCCGCGTGGCAGGCGGTAGCCCCCGACCCCGCCAGCTTCACCCTGCAAGGCCGCCTGGGAAAAACCCAACCAGATCCTCACTGCCAGCGATTTCAGAGTAACGCTGCCCTCGAGAGCCCTCGATATCTAGAGTTTGGAAAACAACCAACCCTCCCTCCCAGATAACAGATAACAGTCAGCATGAGGCGGGACGGGACGTCTGGCTGCGGCTGGGAGGGGATGCGGCGTGTCCCCTCAGATCCCCGCAACCCTTCGCCCACACGGACCTCCACGCAACgagccccgccgcagcccctcAGCATGGGGCCGCCAGGCGCCCAGGACGGGAGTGGTGGGACGCCAGTCCCCGCTGCCAGCGCCCACGCTCGCCGCATCCTCTGGCCGTCACGGGGCTGCCAGGGAAGGGGGCAAGAAGGGGCAGAGCCAGGCCCCGCCAGTGGAAGGGGACGGTGGTGCCGTGAAGGCGGGTGGCCGGGCACCAACCCAGGCGCTCCAGTTGGCCCAGCACGCAGCCGGCACTGGTTCGGCGGGGGTTCCcagtgcccagggcagggcGGGTTTCCACggaggggggagcggggggtgggggtggggggcgtgCGTGGGGGTGCCCGCGCCCCTCACCGTAGATCATGGCGAGGCCGGTCTCGTGGAGGAAGCGGGCGCGGCGGTGCTTGAAGAGCCAGATGGTGAGGATGGTGAGGGTGAGCAGCAGGATGAAGACGAGCAGGTTGGCGCTGTCCTGCCGGTGGCTCTCCTCCGCCGCCTTCTCCGACACGATCTCCTCCTCCAGCGCCCCGGGACGCGCCGCCAccgcctccccgcccgccgccccccgcgcccacagccccgccgccgccgccgccgccagcaccggccccggccccgccatcGCCCCGGTaccggccgggccccgccgccaccAGGAAGCGGCGCTGGGCGCaggcgctgcggggcggggaCAGCGCCGCCGGGAGCCCGGATAGGGacggggccggggctggcgggcggctggcggcggcggaAAGGGGGCTTGGCGGGGTTTTACAGCCGGCACAGGGAGaggagccggggcggggggggggggaggcgaaGGCGGCGCCTGGAAGCTCGGAAGGGGGAAGGGCGAGGTTTGCAAGAGGAAAGGTCGGCTGGCTGTGGGGGAGGCGGCGAAGGAGGGTCAGGCCGCAGGGGTGCGAGGGGCAGAGGGCTGCGAGGGGAGGCTCGTAGGGGTGCCGGGAAAGCGGTTGCAAGGGTGCAAAAAGGAGTTTGCGACGGGGAAGGTGGCCAGAGTGCAAGGAGGTTCGCAAGAGGAAACAAAATTCCCGAAGCACGCttgctgcaaggaagaagtTTCGCACAGGCCTTGGTGTTGCACAGGCACGCAGAGGAGCGGTGGGGGCCGGTGAGGGTGGGGTGCTCAGGAGGGGCGCGCTGCaggccgcccccgcgccgggctGCCGTGCGTGGGCACAGCAGCACCCACGCTgctccccggggccgggggggatCCTGGGGGGCGGCGGTGCGCTCACACTGCCCCAAGGCGTGCCGATGGTGCGAGGAGCCCCAGGCTGGGACCCGGGTAAACGTCCCACCCGGTTTACCAAGAAATAGGGGGGAATTCGTGCAGCCGGTGGGGCAAGGGCTGCAATAAATGCCATAGTGATCAGCTTAAAGGTGATCTGTAGAAAACCCCCTCAAACAATTGCTTTTGTGCCCGTTATCTCTGTGCTTCGGGGGCGTGGAGGACCCAGGATGCTTGGCCCTGCGGGGTAGTGGCGTTTCCTCGCATTGCCCAACGCCTTGCTCGGCCCGGGCAGGGCGTTTCTCCCCGCACACGCTGTGCATCCCTTGACACCGTATTTTTCTTGCACGGGTTCCTCGGGCTCTGAGGTTAAACACGTGGGAAATGGGAGTTGCCCCAGGCCGCCGATGGCCCCACGCTCCGCTTTCAGCCGGGAGGGAACCGGCCTGCCCGGAGGGGCGGCGGCTCGCTCCTCCCTCCGCTGTGTGTCCCTCCACGCTCCGGGGTCCGCCCCGACCCCTGGGACTCTTTTTTGTCAATGGTCTCGCTCCCGCGTGGGAAAGCGGCGGCGCGGCCACGCCTCCCCGCCGCGCAAGCCACGCCCCAATCCGGGCGCGGGGTGGTACCGCCCCTTTCGTGACGCCATCAGCgggcgccggggggcggcgggcgcccctggcggcggcggcggcggcagcggggggagcggcggccATGGCGGCCGCCTCGGTGTGGAAGGGGCTGGTGGGGCTCGGCCTCTTCGCCCTGGCCCACGCCGCCTTCTCGGCGGCGCAGCGTGAGTGAGCGGCCGGCGGCagggggggcggcccgggggggTGGGCGCGTCACCCCCGCCCGACCGCCGGGGGAGCTCCGGGGCGGGGAtcgggccgggccgcggcggcaTCACCATCACCGCCGCCATCCCCGCGGGGAGCCCCGCCGAGCCCCTCGCGGGCCGGGCTGCGGGGAGAGCCGAGCTTACCGGGGACTTAccgggaggggcgcggggctcgCCGGGGCAggccgggaggggagcggggacTGCCGGCCGCGGATGGCCGCTCCGTGCCCTGCgtccgcccgccccgccggtcCCGGCTGCGCGGAGAGgggcccgcggcggcggcgaggagCGCTCGGGAGCGCCCGTGGAGTGCCAGGGCGGGCCTAGGGGCGGCCCCGCTGCTGCGGCCGGCCGGGGCTGACACGCGTCTGGGACCCGCAGCGAGTTCGCGTGGGGCTTCCGTGTCGCTCTCCTCTTTGCTCCTGCAGAGCCACTGACGCGCGTTTCTGTTCTGTAGATCGATCTTACATGAGATTGACAGAAAAGGAGGACGAAACGTTGCCCATAGATGTAAGTTTAAGTTTTTACAATGTTCGAAAGGTGTAGTGCTGTGTGGACAGTTCAGTCTCTCTCAGTTGCTTTcggttttttttaaacatgataGGCAAGAACAAAAGGTAACGTAGTTTTTAAATTGCGCTTTCATTTGAGCTCCCCCTGTCAAAAAGAACCATATTTTCCCATCCCAACTTCCTGCGGTCTGTTACGTCTGTCAGAGAGAACAAACCCCAGGCCCAGACCTCCGTCTCCTTCTTTAGAACTACCCCAAAGCATCTTGTTCAGGAATTCCCTGAACGTAGCTCAGAGAGGTTTTGCATTCATCTCCTTCTCTGCAGCATAAACATCCTCCTCCCTCTGGCTTTTGTTGGCTGACATTTGTTTATTCAGCGTGGCTGCATGCCCATTTTGATCCCTGCACAACCTGCTTCAGGAAGgggatttttaatatttgttttatctgttgtttttttcaattCCATTTCAGTCACTACCTGTTCCATTTTTTGCTTAACCAGAAAGGTAAGGAGGTGGAATATCCATGACAACCAGCCATGGCATTTGGACcgagcagcagctgccaccgCTGCACAGCGTGTGTTGGCAGCCAGCTCGTTTCTTGGAGCATTAGATCCCTAAGCACACAAGAACACAGTTTTTTGTTCTAAGGATCTTGCCGAGGAGCTGTGTGAATCAATTCAACTCATGCAATGCAGATCGATGTCAGGCAGCCAGAGTTGTTCTCAGCTCCACCACTGCTGTGCCGTGCTAAATAGACAGGGTATTAAATCctcccgtgcctcagtttccctacAGTTGAATTGCCCGCCTCTGTAAAGCACTTGCTGTCACCGCGAGAAAGCACGAGAGATGCCGTTTGAAAGatgagggggtttttttgtaaatattaagAATATAATGCATTGTGTTGCATTGTGCTTCCCTCTGTTACAGATAGTTCTTCAGACTCTGTTAGCCTTTGCAGTTACCTGCTATGGGATAGTACATATCGCAGGAGAATTTAAAGATATGGATGCCACTTCAGAACTAAAAAATaagtatgttttatttcttgttttcgTACACACCTATATCTGCTGCTCTCTATacaaactgaacacagtgaaATTGCTCACTCTTCAGCTCAGTTCTTAAATGCACGTTGTAGACAATAGCACTGATAGGGACGGTCATGTAAATAAacttcttgcttttcctcatcCAAAATCCTGCTGTGCAGAATTGGTAGAGGAAAGAAATGTCTATGTGGGAAGTAAGAGCTCAGCAGTCACAAACGGCTGTTGTGAGGTGGTCTCGTAAACTACAGGGCAGTGTGCGTGGCTCACCGTCTGTTTGTCTGCCTTTGCTTCTTTACAAGAGTCTCAATGATTTGAATCTCACACTGAACTGTTCAAGGCAGAATAACTGAAAGGCTaagaaaataaggaattttTGAACTGAGATTTTGAAAAGGATATGAAATAGGGTGGGCCAACGCAGCTTCTCTGGCCCTCTCCAAAAACACAGGGGAGTATGGAAAATGAACAAGTTGATGTTTACCTAAAACCCTTAGCTTCAGGCACAGAAAGGGACAGAAAGCTGAGAGTAAACAGCATCAAAGTATGAACACAAGTGACAGCTGAAGGGGGGGCTGGCACATTTGGTACACGTGCATGAAGTCACCACAGGCCTGCCCCAAAGCTCACAGAAGGAAGGTGAAGTTGGTGTGAGGGGTGGACAGCCTCTGCGTACTGAGCAGTTGGTGTTTTTCACACTTGGGTTTGtatttcctctgtgttttggtTTAGGAAACTTGTAAAGTGAGCAAGCGTTTTGGATTCAAAATGTGTATTTCCGCATCTGTAAAAGTTGCTATGCTCTAGACTGACTCCTCTAAAACCCCTCTTCTAAAAGAGTATTAACGTTGACTTTTACCTTTATTTTGAAGGACATTTGACACATTAAGGAACCATCCatctttttatgtatttaatcaTCGTGGTAGAGTATTGTTCCAGTCCCCAGACACAGTGAATTCTTCTTCAAACCAAGATGCTTTGTCATCCAGCTCGTCACTGAAATTTCGAAAACTTGAACCTCTGCGCCGCTAAGACTTTTACAGATTATAATAATAATCCAGGACACTGAGATGTAATATTCAAGTCGGGGATGTAAAcacttttttaatttctggagCAGTATTTATATTGATC
Coding sequences:
- the MMGT1 gene encoding ER membrane protein complex subunit 5, which encodes MGVAPGRRWPHAPLSAGREPACPEGRRLAPPSAVCPSTLRGPPRPLGLFFVNGLAPAWESGGAATPPRRASHAPIRARGGTAPFVTPSAGAGGRRAPLAAAAAAAGGAAAMAAASVWKGLVGLGLFALAHAAFSAAQHRSYMRLTEKEDETLPIDIVLQTLLAFAVTCYGIVHIAGEFKDMDATSELKNKTFDTLRNHPSFYVFNHRGRVLFQSPDTVNSSSNQDALSSSSSLKFRKLEPLRR